Proteins from a genomic interval of Stenotrophomonas maltophilia:
- a CDS encoding GspE/PulE family protein, with translation MEHRLPVGTPGERGGTTLPWGRLQFEQIAAALVADDLVAEQDRERMRFSAQGARNASEVHPLVLLSNLKLAATGGGELTLERLTEWLAQRTGSRYLRIDPTRVDVAAVTALVSHAYARRHRFLPLAVDAERVLVATSEPLVQEWRRDLQHLTRRRIELAVVNPLDLHRYTMEFYGVTRSVRGARGDVRGEASTTLPSFEQLVELGRTGDVNADDQHIVHIVDWLLQYAYEQRASDIHLEPRREMGRMRFRIDGVLHKVFEVPPAVMTAVVSRIKVLGRMDLAERRRPQDGRIKTRSPGGREVEMRLSTMPTAFGEKCVMRIFDPDAAFKSIDQLGFSPQEAAGWNALVERPHGIVLVTGPTGSGKTTTLYSTLKRLATPDVNVCTVEDPIEMIAPEFNQMQVQTNIDLDFASGVRTLLRQDPDIIMIGEIRDLETAQMAVQASLTGHLVLSTLHTNDAPSAVTRLLDLGVPHYLLASTLNGILAQRLVRTLCPHCKQPHSLGAADWAVLADSHAAYPDAATPCRPVGCLECRRTGFLGRIGLYELLPLGSRLRGQIRADMDLAGFSRAARAEGLRTLRQAGLEKVAHGLTTIEEVLSVLPPPDEPSPVPDP, from the coding sequence ATGGAACATCGGCTGCCGGTGGGCACGCCCGGCGAGCGAGGCGGCACCACGCTGCCGTGGGGCCGCCTGCAGTTCGAGCAGATTGCCGCAGCCCTGGTCGCCGATGACCTGGTGGCCGAGCAGGACCGCGAGCGCATGCGGTTTTCCGCACAGGGCGCGCGCAATGCCAGTGAAGTGCACCCGCTGGTGCTGCTGTCCAACCTCAAGCTGGCCGCCACCGGCGGTGGCGAGCTGACCCTGGAACGCCTCACCGAGTGGCTGGCCCAGCGTACCGGCAGCCGCTACCTGCGCATCGACCCGACCCGGGTGGACGTCGCTGCGGTCACCGCGCTGGTGTCGCATGCCTACGCCCGCCGCCACCGCTTCCTGCCATTGGCGGTGGATGCCGAGCGCGTGCTGGTAGCCACCAGCGAGCCGCTGGTGCAGGAATGGCGTCGTGACCTGCAGCACCTGACCCGCCGCCGCATCGAGCTGGCGGTGGTCAATCCGCTGGACCTGCACCGCTACACCATGGAGTTCTACGGGGTGACCCGTTCGGTGCGCGGCGCCCGTGGCGACGTGCGCGGCGAGGCCAGCACCACCCTGCCCAGCTTCGAGCAGCTGGTGGAGCTGGGCCGCACCGGCGACGTCAATGCCGACGACCAGCACATCGTGCACATCGTCGACTGGCTGCTGCAGTACGCCTACGAACAGCGCGCCTCGGACATCCACCTGGAGCCACGCCGCGAGATGGGGCGCATGCGCTTCCGCATCGACGGCGTGCTGCACAAGGTGTTCGAGGTACCGCCGGCAGTGATGACCGCGGTGGTCAGCCGCATCAAGGTGCTGGGCCGCATGGACCTGGCCGAGCGCCGGCGCCCGCAGGACGGCCGCATCAAGACCCGTTCGCCAGGCGGCCGCGAGGTCGAGATGCGCCTGTCGACCATGCCCACCGCCTTCGGCGAGAAGTGCGTGATGCGCATCTTCGACCCGGATGCCGCGTTCAAGAGCATCGACCAGCTCGGCTTCAGCCCACAGGAGGCGGCCGGCTGGAATGCGCTGGTCGAACGCCCGCACGGCATCGTGCTGGTGACCGGCCCGACCGGCTCGGGCAAGACCACCACCCTGTACTCCACGCTGAAGCGGCTGGCCACGCCGGATGTGAACGTGTGCACGGTGGAGGACCCGATCGAGATGATCGCGCCCGAGTTCAACCAGATGCAGGTGCAGACCAACATCGACCTGGACTTCGCCAGCGGCGTGCGCACCCTGCTGCGGCAGGACCCGGACATCATCATGATCGGCGAGATCCGCGACCTGGAAACCGCGCAGATGGCGGTGCAGGCCTCGCTGACCGGCCACCTGGTGCTGTCCACCCTGCACACCAACGACGCGCCATCGGCGGTCACCCGCCTGCTCGACCTGGGTGTGCCGCATTACCTGCTGGCCAGTACCCTCAACGGCATCCTCGCCCAGCGCCTGGTCCGCACGCTGTGCCCGCACTGCAAGCAGCCGCACAGCCTCGGCGCGGCCGATTGGGCGGTGCTGGCTGATAGCCATGCCGCATATCCAGATGCCGCCACGCCCTGTCGGCCGGTCGGTTGCCTGGAGTGCCGGCGCACCGGATTCCTCGGCCGCATCGGGCTGTATGAGTTGCTGCCATTGGGCTCGCGGCTGCGCGGGCAGATCCGCGCCGACATGGATCTGGCCGGTTTCAGCCGTGCCGCACGGGCTGAAGGGCTGCGAACCCTGCGCCAGGCCGGGCTTGAAAAGGTGGCGCACGGGCTGACTACAATCGAGGAAGTCCTGTCAGTCCTGCCGCCCCCGGATGAACCCAGCCCCGTTCCTGATCCTTGA
- a CDS encoding autotransporter assembly complex protein TamA — translation MLCRMQPKKYALPLMVLSLAATSVAHARGTIDKVDIKGLDKGDDAAIIENIQESLSLYDTIGKEQGESRLEYLLSQAERQTRQALEPFGYYNPVIKVEAPREDEHVRVLIHVDKGTPVTVRREHIDITGPAMYDQYLQDDLAAFKPRKGQRFEHTQYEASKITVTRRLAERGYFDADYTQRQVQITRADNAADIDLTWDSGRRYNMGPVRFEQDYFVDKLFDPLVYWEQGSYFHEGKLDRLRESLTKLDYFSVIDIQPRPDQADANGEVPVDVKLTRAKRTIYTAGLSYGSESGPGVRGGIERRWLNNRGHKMNTQLDYAQKRKSLVTSYRIPAFNWLDGWYTFAASAYDEQTDYIDLRNFKLIASRSGEINEHWTAIASINALRERWRYASGTEFTDAVYNTSTLVYPQLVADYVNVDDELFPRKGISGTATMRAGVEGAGSDTSFVQANAVLRWYIPVGESNRLILRGEGGTTWTSDLVAMPPSLRYFAGGDRSIRGYAYREVGPRTPAPDKYALGAKNLVIGSAEYEHYFNGGPWGAAVFVDTGSAFDNTIDLHTGVGFGVRWKSPVGPVRVDIAHGLNNPDSQFQLYLNIGADL, via the coding sequence ATGCTGTGCCGCATGCAGCCAAAGAAATACGCCCTGCCGCTGATGGTCCTGTCGCTGGCCGCCACCTCCGTGGCCCACGCGCGCGGCACCATCGACAAGGTGGACATCAAGGGATTGGACAAGGGCGACGACGCCGCAATCATCGAGAACATCCAGGAATCGCTGTCGTTGTACGACACGATCGGCAAGGAACAGGGCGAATCGCGCCTGGAGTACCTGCTGTCACAGGCCGAGCGGCAGACCCGCCAGGCACTGGAACCGTTCGGATACTACAACCCGGTGATCAAGGTCGAGGCGCCGCGCGAGGACGAGCACGTGCGCGTGCTGATCCATGTCGACAAGGGCACCCCGGTCACCGTCCGCCGCGAGCACATCGACATCACCGGGCCGGCGATGTACGACCAGTACCTGCAGGACGACCTGGCCGCGTTCAAGCCGCGCAAGGGCCAGCGTTTCGAGCACACGCAGTACGAAGCCAGCAAGATCACCGTCACCCGTCGCCTGGCCGAACGTGGCTATTTCGATGCCGACTACACCCAGCGCCAGGTGCAGATCACCCGTGCCGACAACGCGGCCGACATCGACCTGACCTGGGACAGCGGCCGCCGCTACAACATGGGGCCGGTGCGTTTCGAGCAGGATTACTTCGTCGACAAGCTGTTCGACCCGCTGGTGTATTGGGAACAGGGCAGCTACTTCCACGAGGGCAAGCTGGACCGGCTGCGCGAGTCGCTGACCAAGCTGGACTACTTCAGCGTGATCGACATCCAGCCACGGCCCGACCAGGCCGATGCGAACGGCGAAGTGCCGGTGGATGTGAAGCTGACCCGTGCCAAGCGCACCATCTATACCGCGGGTCTGAGCTACGGCAGCGAGAGTGGCCCGGGTGTGCGCGGTGGCATCGAACGGCGGTGGCTGAACAACCGCGGCCACAAGATGAACACGCAGCTGGACTATGCGCAGAAGCGCAAGAGCCTGGTCACCAGCTACCGCATTCCGGCCTTCAACTGGCTTGATGGCTGGTACACCTTCGCTGCCAGCGCCTACGACGAGCAGACCGACTACATCGACCTGCGGAACTTCAAGCTGATCGCCAGCCGCAGCGGCGAGATCAACGAACACTGGACCGCGATCGCTTCGATCAACGCGCTGCGCGAGCGCTGGCGCTATGCCTCCGGCACCGAATTCACCGACGCGGTCTACAACACCTCGACACTGGTCTACCCGCAGCTGGTGGCCGACTACGTCAACGTCGATGACGAGCTGTTCCCGCGCAAGGGCATCAGCGGTACCGCGACGATGCGCGCCGGTGTCGAAGGCGCCGGTTCGGACACCAGCTTCGTGCAGGCCAATGCCGTGCTGCGCTGGTACATCCCGGTGGGTGAAAGCAACCGCCTGATCCTGCGTGGTGAGGGCGGCACCACCTGGACCAGCGACCTGGTGGCGATGCCACCGAGCCTGCGCTACTTCGCCGGTGGCGACCGCAGCATCCGCGGCTATGCCTATCGCGAGGTGGGCCCGCGGACCCCGGCACCGGACAAGTACGCGCTGGGCGCCAAGAACCTGGTGATCGGCTCGGCCGAGTACGAGCACTACTTCAATGGTGGCCCCTGGGGTGCGGCGGTGTTCGTCGATACCGGCAGCGCCTTCGACAACACCATTGATCTGCACACCGGCGTCGGCTTCGGCGTGCGCTGGAAATCGCCGGTGGGCCCGGTGCGCGTGGATATCGCGCATGGCCTGAACAACCCGGATTCGCAGTTCCAGCTGTACCTCAACATCGGAGCGGACCTGTGA
- the glyQ gene encoding glycine--tRNA ligase subunit alpha, translated as MSATPTVPITFQGLIQTLNQFWAQQGCVLIQPLDLEVGAGTFHPATFLRAIGPESWNAAYVQPSRRPTDGRYGENPNRLQRYYQYQVAMKPAPDNIQQLYLDSLKALGIDPLVHDLRFVEDNWESPTLGAWGLGWEVWLNGMEVTQFTYFQQAGGLECRPVLGEITYGLERLCMYLQNCDNVYDLVWTYGPDGQPVTYGDVYHQNEVEQSTYNFEYADVEEMFHRFDACEREAQKLVEVNLPLPAYEQVMKASHTFNLLDARRAISVTERQRYILRVRALAQAVAKAYYEQREKLGFPGAKKA; from the coding sequence ATGTCCGCGACCCCGACCGTTCCGATCACCTTCCAGGGCCTGATCCAGACCCTGAACCAGTTCTGGGCCCAGCAGGGCTGCGTGCTCATCCAGCCGCTCGACCTGGAGGTGGGCGCCGGTACCTTCCACCCGGCCACCTTCCTGCGCGCGATCGGTCCGGAAAGCTGGAACGCGGCCTACGTGCAGCCCTCGCGCCGCCCGACCGACGGCCGCTACGGCGAGAACCCGAACCGCCTGCAGCGCTACTACCAGTACCAGGTGGCGATGAAGCCGGCGCCGGACAACATCCAGCAGCTGTACCTGGATTCGCTGAAGGCGCTGGGCATCGATCCGCTGGTGCACGACCTGCGCTTCGTCGAGGACAACTGGGAGTCGCCGACGCTGGGCGCCTGGGGCCTGGGCTGGGAAGTCTGGCTCAACGGTATGGAGGTGACCCAGTTCACCTACTTCCAGCAGGCCGGTGGCCTGGAGTGCCGCCCGGTGCTGGGCGAGATCACCTATGGTCTCGAGCGCCTGTGCATGTACCTGCAGAACTGCGACAACGTCTACGACCTGGTCTGGACCTATGGCCCGGACGGCCAGCCGGTGACCTACGGTGACGTCTACCACCAGAACGAGGTGGAGCAGAGCACCTACAACTTCGAATACGCCGACGTGGAAGAAATGTTCCACCGTTTCGACGCCTGCGAGCGTGAAGCGCAGAAGCTGGTGGAAGTGAACCTGCCGCTGCCGGCCTACGAGCAGGTGATGAAGGCCAGCCACACCTTCAACCTGCTCGATGCGCGCCGCGCGATCAGCGTGACCGAGCGCCAGCGCTACATCCTGCGCGTGCGCGCGCTGGCCCAGGCGGTGGCCAAGGCCTACTACGAGCAGCGCGAGAAGCTGGGCTTCCCGGGTGCGAAGAAGGCCTGA
- a CDS encoding glutamine amidotransferase has protein sequence MNPAPFLILETGRPVPSLRRYGRFPHWIRVAAGLEEHETVVVDVEHGGALPDPHAFAGVLVTGSAAFVTDHADWSERSAAWLRQTAHDDLPVFGICYGHQLLAHALGGEVAYNPAGRESGTIELELQPQAAQDPLFQGLPQHFAAHATHLQTVLRAPDGAEVLARSPLDGCHAFRWGRQAWGVQFHPEFATHHMRGYVRARADCIGRHGGCARSIERAVSAAPLARQLLRRFVRQARLSSAQPAAKQG, from the coding sequence ATGAACCCAGCCCCGTTCCTGATCCTTGAAACCGGCCGCCCGGTACCGTCGCTGCGCCGCTACGGGCGCTTTCCGCACTGGATCCGCGTCGCCGCCGGGCTGGAAGAACACGAGACCGTGGTGGTCGATGTCGAGCACGGTGGCGCTCTGCCCGATCCGCACGCCTTCGCCGGCGTGCTGGTGACCGGCTCGGCCGCCTTCGTCACCGACCATGCCGACTGGAGCGAGCGCAGCGCCGCGTGGCTGCGCCAGACCGCCCACGACGACCTGCCAGTGTTCGGCATCTGCTACGGCCATCAGCTGCTGGCGCACGCGCTGGGGGGCGAGGTGGCCTACAACCCGGCCGGCCGTGAGTCCGGCACGATCGAACTGGAACTGCAGCCGCAGGCCGCGCAGGACCCGCTGTTCCAAGGCCTGCCGCAGCATTTCGCCGCCCATGCCACCCACCTGCAGACCGTGCTGCGTGCACCCGATGGCGCCGAGGTGCTGGCACGCTCACCGCTGGACGGCTGCCACGCCTTCCGCTGGGGCCGCCAGGCCTGGGGCGTGCAGTTCCATCCGGAATTCGCCACCCACCACATGCGCGGCTACGTGCGCGCCCGCGCCGACTGCATCGGTCGCCACGGTGGCTGTGCCCGCAGCATCGAACGTGCGGTCAGCGCCGCGCCGCTGGCCCGCCAGCTGTTGCGCCGCTTCGTCCGCCAGGCGCGGCTGTCTTCAGCCCAGCCGGCGGCAAAACAGGGATAA
- the glyS gene encoding glycine--tRNA ligase subunit beta, translated as MSQLSPLLIELGTEELPVKALPGLAQAFFDGVVEGLRKRGVALELGDARPLSTPRRLAVLLPGVGLEQPEQHSEVLGPYLNIALDAEGQPTKALQGFAAKAGIDWTALEKTTDNKGERFVHRAVTPGASTASLLPEILREAIAAMPIPKPMRWGDHAWGFARPAHWLVLLHGANVVEAELFGLQAGRVSRGHRFHHDQAVSLAQPQDYVEALRAAFVLVDPSERRARIVAEVEAAAAKVGGSARITEDNLEQVVNLVEWPSAVLCSFERAFLAVPQEALIETMEINQKFFPVLDDSGKLTEQFIGIANIESKDVAEVAKGYERVIRPRFADAKFFFDEDLKQGLVSMGEGLKTVTYQAKLGSVADKVARVAALAEVIAPQVGADAAQAKRAAELAKNDLQSRMVNEFPELQGIAGRHYAVTGGESQEVALAIDEAYQPRFGGDDIALSPLGKVLAIAERVDTLAGGFAAGLKPTGNKDPFALRRNALGLARTIIESGFELDLRALLASANAGLAARNVQADVGELYDFILDRLKGYYADKGVPATHFNAVAELKPASLYDFDRRLDAIGTFAALPEAEALAAANKRIRNILRKAEGDIPAQIDPALLQEDAERALAEAVTAAIDDTGASLHQKDYVAVLARLARLRPQVDAFFDGVMVNAEDPALRGNRLALLTMLGERLGKVAAIEHLSS; from the coding sequence ATGAGCCAACTGTCCCCCCTGCTGATCGAACTGGGCACCGAGGAGCTGCCGGTCAAGGCGCTGCCGGGCCTGGCCCAGGCGTTCTTCGACGGTGTTGTCGAAGGCCTGCGCAAGCGCGGCGTCGCGCTGGAACTGGGTGATGCACGCCCGCTGTCGACCCCGCGCCGGCTGGCCGTGCTGCTGCCGGGCGTCGGCCTGGAACAGCCGGAGCAGCACAGCGAAGTGCTGGGCCCGTACCTGAACATCGCGCTGGACGCCGAAGGCCAGCCGACCAAGGCGTTGCAGGGTTTTGCCGCCAAGGCCGGGATCGACTGGACCGCGCTGGAAAAGACCACCGACAACAAGGGTGAGCGCTTCGTGCACCGTGCGGTGACCCCGGGCGCGAGCACCGCCAGCCTGCTGCCGGAGATCCTGCGCGAGGCGATCGCGGCGATGCCGATTCCCAAGCCGATGCGCTGGGGCGACCACGCCTGGGGCTTTGCGCGCCCGGCGCACTGGCTGGTGCTGCTGCACGGTGCCAACGTGGTCGAAGCCGAGCTGTTCGGCCTGCAGGCCGGCCGCGTCAGCCGTGGCCATCGCTTCCACCACGACCAGGCCGTGTCGCTGGCACAGCCGCAGGACTACGTTGAAGCCCTGCGCGCCGCGTTCGTGCTGGTCGACCCGAGCGAGCGCCGCGCGCGCATCGTCGCCGAAGTCGAGGCCGCTGCGGCCAAGGTCGGCGGCAGCGCCCGCATCACCGAGGACAACCTGGAGCAGGTGGTCAACCTGGTCGAGTGGCCGTCGGCGGTGCTGTGCAGCTTCGAGCGTGCGTTCCTGGCCGTGCCGCAGGAAGCGCTGATCGAGACGATGGAGATCAACCAGAAATTCTTCCCGGTGCTGGATGACAGCGGCAAGCTGACCGAGCAGTTCATCGGCATCGCCAACATCGAATCGAAGGACGTGGCCGAAGTGGCCAAGGGCTACGAGCGCGTGATCCGCCCGCGCTTCGCCGATGCCAAGTTCTTCTTCGACGAGGACCTGAAGCAGGGCCTGGTATCGATGGGCGAGGGCCTGAAGACGGTGACCTACCAGGCCAAGCTGGGCAGCGTGGCCGACAAGGTGGCACGCGTGGCCGCCCTGGCCGAAGTGATCGCACCCCAGGTCGGCGCCGACGCCGCACAGGCCAAGCGTGCTGCCGAGCTGGCCAAGAACGACCTGCAGTCGCGCATGGTCAACGAATTCCCGGAACTGCAGGGCATCGCCGGCCGCCACTACGCCGTGACCGGTGGTGAATCGCAGGAGGTGGCGCTGGCCATCGACGAGGCCTACCAGCCGCGCTTCGGCGGTGACGACATCGCGCTGTCGCCGCTGGGCAAGGTGCTGGCGATTGCTGAACGCGTGGATACCCTCGCCGGTGGCTTCGCCGCAGGCCTGAAGCCGACCGGCAACAAGGACCCGTTCGCCCTGCGCCGCAACGCGCTGGGCCTGGCCCGCACGATCATCGAAAGCGGCTTCGAGCTGGACCTGCGCGCGTTGCTGGCCAGTGCCAACGCCGGCCTGGCCGCGCGCAACGTGCAGGCCGACGTCGGTGAACTGTACGACTTCATCCTCGACCGCCTGAAGGGCTACTACGCTGACAAGGGCGTGCCGGCCACGCACTTCAACGCGGTGGCCGAGCTGAAGCCGGCTTCGCTGTACGACTTCGACCGCCGCCTGGATGCGATCGGCACCTTCGCCGCGCTGCCGGAAGCCGAGGCGCTGGCAGCGGCCAACAAGCGCATCCGCAATATCCTGCGCAAGGCCGAGGGCGACATTCCGGCCCAGATCGACCCGGCACTGCTGCAGGAAGATGCCGAGCGCGCGCTGGCTGAGGCGGTCACTGCGGCCATCGACGACACCGGCGCCAGCCTGCACCAGAAGGATTACGTGGCCGTGCTGGCACGCCTGGCCCGCCTGCGCCCGCAGGTGGACGCCTTCTTCGATGGCGTGATGGTCAATGCCGAGGATCCGGCGCTGCGTGGCAACCGCCTGGCGCTGCTGACGATGCTGGGCGAGCGCCTGGGCAAGGTGGCAGCGATCGAGCATCTGTCGAGCTGA